A DNA window from Leptospira langatensis contains the following coding sequences:
- a CDS encoding Eco57I restriction-modification methylase domain-containing protein — protein MARADRIKEIILNSKSLEDVATLFQELKFSISQETQSLIVEIDENSYIEVFVYTDNSELIKRAGQHVYQRVGILGISKNFEEWTFLRKGFEDKIRIQKYKFKRTDIRENRNPIAIQRLCDLKPGNISGFEDLFERKDISNKFYKEFKKQKIELINSISGISDQWDRKLYAQILLDRLIFLFFLQSRNLLNENPRYFAEKYRDYCKRKNEFYETFLKELFFNALCRKEREKHTLTIVGNTIPYLNGGLFLKHEIEEKYLKIQVSNESFAAIFQFFESWNWNVNERSDSDEDSIDPYILGYIFENTLGDNKSGGVYYTPSSLSEFLTDETIEEHIFKKANGISASGFYKNTEEFINNSTESELIIFFETILSPIKICDPACGSGQFLVQSLHSLSYYHKLLSNRILKSNLQEIRARIEKPKGYSLERNPIYGIRRFVASNNLYGVDILPEAAEITKLRLFLAMVEGIEISSDQLEPLPNIDFHIRSGDSLTGFLFLPEDFFDGLPSQSSKAKNRKESPSIGVLDFGDAPSKMARKEKLIFLYTNENDPDKALQLRSEIREIDLELQQVLNQRLEHLLSEWKVKPKKKIDFIDEKKDLKAIELINQFVLRTEDLKPFHYGMEFSTVIHPSYPKEAGFDIILMNPPWEVWKPNSQEFFESYIPQFRDLDKNEARLAVATLFKKNAKIKDEWLQHCLNLTATGDLFRNSDFFPNRGSGDINLYKLFLERAWHLLKEEGSLGIVIPSGLYSDLGCKDLRKMLFTEGKINFLYGFENSKALFENVHRSFKFILLSATKETNGPGKSVPSAFMLHSEQDLRSVHQTKKDMQTIKVEKSNISSLDKRFLDLPINLIQKLSPDSLSLMEFKSDTDISIVKKMAKFPRLGEELEGKWNVKLSSEFHMTNHAHLFMTKEQLLKLGAKYDSEMMIWKKGKEEWWPLYEGRMISQYDHRAAGYISGSQRSAIWDYCDFPKNREVRPHYWIIPQWKNGKGYKIYICVVTASSNKRTGLATLVNRKESSGNSLAVIDTENAEANLYLTAIINSFTLDYYVRLRIPGNNYNQAVIFDLPTPRFSTRGLETSTKYESKLIELTASLVGTTNAFNQLLQEIFGPKANFATHGVTDPRKRQKIKNQIDAIVAKIYDLTEEEFQHILSTFPLVENEIKEGVMEEWRKLN, from the coding sequence ATGGCAAGAGCTGATCGAATTAAAGAAATCATTTTAAACTCAAAATCTTTAGAAGATGTCGCTACACTTTTCCAAGAACTAAAATTTTCCATTAGCCAAGAAACTCAATCATTGATCGTTGAAATTGATGAGAATAGCTATATCGAAGTTTTTGTCTATACGGATAATTCTGAACTTATTAAACGAGCAGGGCAGCATGTCTATCAAAGAGTAGGAATACTCGGAATTTCTAAAAATTTTGAGGAATGGACATTTCTACGAAAAGGATTCGAAGATAAAATTCGTATCCAAAAATATAAATTCAAAAGAACAGACATTCGAGAAAATCGAAACCCAATTGCAATCCAAAGATTATGTGATTTAAAGCCTGGAAACATTTCTGGATTCGAAGATTTGTTTGAAAGGAAGGATATTTCAAATAAATTCTATAAGGAATTCAAAAAGCAAAAGATAGAACTAATTAATTCCATATCGGGCATCTCAGACCAATGGGATCGTAAACTTTATGCACAAATCCTATTAGATCGCCTAATATTCCTTTTCTTTCTACAATCCAGAAATCTTCTGAATGAAAACCCTAGATACTTTGCAGAAAAATATAGAGACTACTGCAAAAGGAAAAACGAATTTTACGAAACTTTTTTGAAAGAATTATTCTTTAATGCACTCTGTAGAAAGGAAAGAGAAAAACATACTCTCACCATCGTTGGTAACACGATCCCCTATCTAAATGGAGGGTTATTTTTAAAACACGAGATTGAAGAAAAATACCTGAAAATTCAAGTATCCAATGAGTCATTCGCAGCCATTTTTCAATTTTTCGAATCCTGGAACTGGAATGTAAACGAAAGATCCGATTCAGACGAAGATTCCATCGATCCTTATATCCTGGGATATATTTTCGAAAATACTCTGGGAGATAATAAATCCGGCGGAGTTTATTATACTCCCTCCTCCCTGTCCGAGTTTCTTACCGATGAAACGATTGAAGAACATATTTTCAAAAAAGCGAATGGAATCAGTGCTTCCGGTTTCTATAAAAATACGGAAGAATTTATAAATAATTCAACTGAATCTGAGCTAATCATTTTCTTCGAAACCATTCTCTCACCGATTAAAATTTGTGATCCAGCTTGCGGATCTGGACAATTCCTTGTCCAGTCTCTGCATTCACTCTCTTATTATCATAAATTACTTTCAAATCGCATTTTAAAATCAAATTTACAAGAAATTCGAGCCAGAATTGAAAAACCAAAAGGATATTCACTAGAAAGGAATCCAATTTACGGTATAAGAAGATTTGTTGCATCGAACAATCTATACGGAGTAGATATTCTTCCAGAAGCAGCAGAAATCACAAAATTGCGATTATTTTTAGCAATGGTAGAAGGGATCGAAATTTCTTCTGATCAATTGGAGCCATTACCCAATATTGATTTTCATATTCGCAGCGGAGATTCACTCACTGGATTCCTATTTCTACCGGAAGATTTTTTTGACGGTCTGCCGTCTCAAAGTTCGAAAGCAAAAAACAGAAAAGAATCCCCTTCAATTGGTGTTCTAGACTTCGGGGATGCCCCTAGTAAGATGGCAAGAAAAGAAAAGTTAATTTTCCTTTATACAAACGAAAATGACCCTGACAAAGCCCTCCAACTTCGTTCCGAAATTCGAGAAATAGATTTAGAATTGCAGCAGGTCTTAAACCAAAGATTGGAACACTTACTTTCGGAATGGAAAGTAAAACCGAAAAAGAAAATTGATTTTATCGATGAGAAAAAGGATCTAAAAGCGATCGAACTTATAAATCAATTCGTGTTAAGAACAGAAGACTTAAAACCATTCCATTACGGGATGGAGTTTTCTACGGTCATCCATCCATCTTACCCGAAGGAAGCAGGCTTTGATATTATTCTAATGAATCCTCCTTGGGAAGTTTGGAAGCCAAATTCACAGGAATTTTTCGAAAGTTATATTCCTCAATTTAGAGATCTAGATAAAAACGAGGCAAGACTCGCAGTAGCGACTCTATTTAAGAAGAACGCAAAAATCAAAGACGAATGGCTCCAACATTGTTTAAATCTTACAGCTACAGGAGATTTATTCCGTAATTCAGACTTTTTTCCAAATCGAGGATCAGGTGACATCAATCTTTATAAACTTTTTTTAGAAAGAGCATGGCATCTATTAAAAGAAGAAGGCTCATTAGGGATCGTAATACCTTCTGGACTGTATTCTGATTTAGGATGTAAAGATCTACGTAAAATGCTTTTTACAGAAGGCAAAATCAATTTTCTTTACGGATTCGAAAACTCGAAAGCACTCTTTGAAAACGTTCACCGAAGTTTTAAGTTCATCCTCCTATCAGCTACGAAAGAAACAAACGGTCCCGGAAAATCAGTCCCCTCTGCCTTTATGTTACATTCGGAGCAGGACCTTCGTTCCGTCCACCAAACCAAGAAGGATATGCAAACTATAAAAGTAGAGAAATCAAACATAAGCTCTTTGGATAAACGATTTTTAGATCTACCTATCAACTTAATACAGAAATTAAGTCCAGATTCTTTAAGCCTAATGGAATTCAAATCAGACACAGACATTAGCATAGTAAAGAAAATGGCAAAGTTTCCTAGATTAGGGGAAGAACTCGAAGGCAAGTGGAACGTAAAACTTTCCTCAGAGTTTCACATGACAAACCATGCTCACCTTTTTATGACCAAGGAGCAGTTGTTAAAGCTGGGTGCAAAATACGATTCTGAAATGATGATTTGGAAAAAAGGAAAGGAAGAATGGTGGCCTTTATATGAAGGTAGAATGATAAGCCAATACGATCATCGTGCGGCTGGATATATAAGTGGATCCCAGCGATCTGCAATTTGGGACTATTGTGATTTTCCGAAAAATAGAGAGGTAAGGCCACACTACTGGATTATACCGCAATGGAAAAATGGGAAAGGTTATAAAATCTATATTTGCGTAGTTACAGCCTCTTCCAATAAAAGAACAGGCCTTGCAACGCTCGTCAACAGAAAAGAGTCGTCAGGAAATTCATTGGCCGTCATTGATACCGAAAATGCAGAAGCGAACCTTTACTTAACGGCAATTATTAATAGTTTCACATTAGATTACTATGTAAGATTGCGAATACCGGGAAATAATTACAACCAAGCAGTTATATTTGATTTGCCTACACCTCGGTTTTCAACAAGAGGTCTGGAGACCAGCACAAAATATGAATCTAAATTAATTGAGTTAACCGCTAGTTTAGTTGGAACAACCAACGCTTTCAACCAGCTCCTCCAAGAAATCTTTGGACCTAAAGCTAATTTTGCAACTCATGGAGTTACTGATCCAAGGAAAAGACAAAAAATCAAAAACCAAATTGATGCGATTGTCGCAAAAATTTACGATCTGACTGAGGAAGAGTTTCAGCATATTCTCTCGACCTTTCCCTTGGTGGAAAATGAGATCAAGGAAGGTGTCATGGAGGAGTGGAGAAAGCTAAATTGA
- a CDS encoding restriction endonuclease, whose product MSIPTYDNLLNPALQAFHNLGGSASIDELEEEVAKLLNLSDADLNELMKNQSRSRFNYRLAWARNYLKNYGLLENTARGIWALTQEGRETKQVDRLTVVQKVKEKFRIKEDFESNSEIDELEPEENISWQDELLNLLKQMKSDAFERLCQRILRESGFVNVEITGRSGDGGIDGRGVVRLGGLLSFHVYFQCKRYKDVVGPSVVRDFRGAMSGRADKGLIITTGRFTSEAKREALRDGAIPLDLIDGQELVTKLKELRLGVFVKERMVEDVVVEKDWFIGL is encoded by the coding sequence GTGTCTATCCCTACTTACGATAATTTATTAAATCCGGCGTTACAGGCGTTTCATAATTTAGGCGGATCCGCTTCCATAGATGAATTGGAGGAAGAGGTCGCAAAACTTCTTAACTTGTCGGATGCAGATTTGAACGAGCTTATGAAAAATCAATCTAGATCTCGTTTTAATTACCGACTTGCATGGGCACGAAATTACCTAAAGAACTACGGATTACTTGAAAATACTGCAAGAGGTATATGGGCTCTTACGCAGGAAGGAAGGGAAACTAAACAAGTCGATCGCCTAACCGTGGTGCAAAAGGTTAAAGAAAAGTTTCGTATTAAAGAAGATTTCGAATCTAATAGTGAGATTGATGAACTAGAGCCGGAAGAAAATATTTCATGGCAAGACGAATTGCTGAATTTGCTAAAACAAATGAAATCTGACGCATTTGAAAGACTTTGCCAAAGGATATTGAGAGAATCTGGATTCGTTAATGTAGAGATTACTGGTCGTTCAGGAGATGGTGGTATTGATGGTCGCGGGGTAGTCCGTCTAGGGGGATTGCTTTCTTTTCATGTCTATTTTCAGTGTAAGAGATACAAAGACGTTGTCGGGCCTTCCGTGGTTCGAGACTTTCGGGGGGCTATGTCTGGTCGTGCTGATAAAGGTTTAATCATTACGACAGGTCGATTTACTTCCGAAGCAAAAAGGGAAGCCCTAAGGGATGGAGCAATCCCTTTAGATTTAATTGATGGTCAAGAATTAGTTACCAAATTAAAGGAGCTTCGTTTGGGCGTATTTGTTAAAGAGAGAATGGTCGAAGACGTGGTAGTTGAAAAGGATTGGTTTATAGGACTGTAA